A window of Rhizobium tumorigenes contains these coding sequences:
- a CDS encoding ABC transporter substrate-binding protein, translating to MSEFTKYLTGRVTSGGMNRREFMGRAMAAGITLAAADAMFATSAMAQTPKKGGHLKLGLEGGSSTDSIDPASATSQVMFVAVRTWGDTLVETHPQTRKPLPALAESWTSSPDAKIWTFKIRKGVQFHDGKEMTIDDVVATLHRHSDEKSKSGALGMMKSLTKIENQNGDLVITLDQGNADMPALLTDYHLVIQPNGGMDNPTAAIGTGAYKVANFQAGVRMTFEKNPNDWRTDRGYVDSVELITMNDATARVAALTSGQVHCINRIDPKTVNLLKRVPNVQLLTTAGGGHYVFIMHCNTAPFDNNDLRLALKYAIDREEMVKRILGGYGSLGNDFPINSTYALFPDGIEQRKYDPDKAKFHYKKSGHDGSILMRTSEVAFPGAVDASVLFQQSAKKAGINLEIKREPADGYWTNVWNKQPFSASYWGSRATQDQFYSGAYLSTADWNDTRFKRPDFDKLLVSARAELDETKRKDLYRQMAMMVRDEGGTILPMFNDFVNAGSKKLMNYVQDIGNDMSNGYVATRVWLDA from the coding sequence ATGAGCGAGTTTACGAAATATCTGACCGGTCGTGTCACCTCGGGGGGCATGAACCGCCGCGAATTCATGGGTCGCGCCATGGCCGCCGGTATCACGCTTGCCGCCGCCGACGCGATGTTTGCCACCAGCGCCATGGCGCAGACGCCGAAAAAGGGCGGCCACCTGAAGCTCGGGCTGGAGGGCGGCTCGTCGACCGACAGCATCGATCCGGCATCGGCTACCTCGCAGGTCATGTTCGTTGCGGTGCGGACCTGGGGCGACACCCTGGTGGAGACCCATCCGCAGACACGCAAGCCACTTCCGGCACTCGCCGAATCCTGGACATCGTCGCCTGACGCCAAGATCTGGACATTCAAGATCCGCAAGGGCGTGCAGTTCCACGATGGCAAGGAAATGACCATCGACGACGTGGTCGCCACCCTGCACCGCCATTCCGACGAAAAGTCGAAGTCCGGCGCTCTCGGCATGATGAAGTCGCTGACTAAGATCGAGAACCAGAACGGCGATCTCGTCATTACCCTCGACCAGGGCAATGCCGACATGCCGGCGCTCCTGACCGACTACCACCTCGTCATCCAGCCGAACGGCGGCATGGACAACCCGACGGCGGCGATCGGCACCGGCGCCTACAAGGTGGCCAACTTCCAGGCCGGCGTGCGCATGACCTTCGAGAAGAACCCGAACGACTGGCGCACGGATCGCGGTTATGTCGACAGCGTCGAGCTGATCACCATGAACGACGCGACAGCCCGCGTCGCCGCGCTTACCTCCGGCCAGGTCCACTGCATCAACCGCATCGATCCGAAGACGGTAAATCTTCTGAAACGCGTCCCGAACGTCCAGCTTCTGACGACGGCCGGCGGCGGTCACTACGTCTTCATCATGCACTGCAACACCGCACCGTTCGACAACAACGACCTGCGTCTCGCGCTGAAATACGCCATCGACCGCGAGGAAATGGTCAAGCGCATCCTTGGCGGCTACGGCTCGCTCGGCAACGACTTCCCGATCAACAGCACCTATGCGCTGTTTCCAGATGGCATCGAGCAGCGCAAGTACGATCCGGACAAGGCGAAGTTCCACTACAAGAAGTCCGGCCATGACGGTTCGATCCTGATGCGGACCTCGGAAGTTGCCTTCCCCGGTGCCGTCGATGCCTCCGTGCTGTTCCAGCAGAGCGCCAAGAAGGCCGGCATCAACCTCGAGATCAAGCGCGAGCCGGCCGATGGCTACTGGACCAACGTCTGGAACAAGCAGCCGTTCAGCGCCTCCTACTGGGGCAGCCGCGCGACGCAGGACCAGTTCTATTCCGGCGCCTATCTGTCCACCGCTGACTGGAACGACACCCGTTTCAAGCGCCCGGATTTCGACAAGCTGCTGGTATCAGCCCGCGCCGAACTGGACGAGACCAAGCGCAAGGACCTCTATCGCCAGATGGCCATGATGGTCCGCGACGAAGGCGGCACCATCCTGCCGATGTTCAACGACTTCGTGAACGCCGGTTCTAAGAAGCTGATGAACTATGTCCAGGACATCGGCAACGACATGTCGAACGGTTATGTTGCCACCCGCGTCTGGCTCGACGCCTGA
- a CDS encoding ABC transporter permease, with product MSNSIDTDGLPGRRLREKFPLAALILERLILSIVLLFAVSLLIFVGLQALPGDFASTYLGQSATPQAIANIRDQLGLNQPLLSRYFSWLGHAMVGDFGTSWASQNSVSEQIGLRLGNSLFLAGFAALISVPLAVGLGMLSVHFRNRLPDKIINIVSLAAISLPEFFIGYLLIMFFAVKFGVATFPATVYAEMNLYDRLQAIALPTATLVLVVLAHMMRMTRAAILSVMSSAYMETAELKGLSAFRSIVRHAAPNALAPIINVVALNLAYLVVGVVVVEVVFVYPGMGQYMVDAVTVRDMPVVQACGLIFAAVYILLNMVADILAIVANPRLRHPR from the coding sequence ATGTCCAATTCGATCGACACCGACGGTCTTCCCGGCCGCAGGCTGCGCGAGAAGTTTCCACTGGCGGCGCTGATCCTCGAGCGTCTCATCCTCAGCATCGTCCTGCTGTTTGCCGTCTCGCTGCTGATCTTCGTCGGCCTGCAGGCGCTGCCCGGCGATTTTGCCTCCACCTATCTCGGCCAGTCGGCGACGCCGCAGGCCATCGCCAACATTCGCGATCAGCTAGGCCTCAACCAGCCGCTCCTGTCGCGCTATTTCTCATGGCTCGGCCATGCCATGGTCGGCGACTTCGGCACCTCCTGGGCGAGCCAGAATTCGGTGAGCGAGCAGATCGGCCTGAGGCTCGGAAATTCGCTGTTTCTCGCCGGATTTGCGGCATTGATCTCGGTGCCGCTGGCCGTCGGGCTAGGCATGCTGTCGGTGCATTTCCGCAACCGGCTGCCGGACAAGATCATCAACATCGTATCGCTGGCGGCGATCTCGCTGCCGGAGTTCTTCATCGGCTACCTGCTGATCATGTTCTTCGCCGTCAAGTTCGGCGTCGCCACCTTCCCCGCCACCGTCTATGCCGAAATGAACCTCTACGACCGCCTGCAGGCAATTGCCCTGCCGACGGCGACGCTTGTTCTCGTCGTGCTCGCCCACATGATGCGGATGACGCGGGCAGCGATCCTCTCGGTGATGTCGTCGGCCTATATGGAGACGGCGGAACTGAAAGGCCTCAGCGCCTTCCGCTCCATCGTCCGGCATGCGGCGCCGAATGCGCTGGCGCCGATCATCAACGTCGTGGCGCTGAACCTTGCCTACCTCGTCGTCGGCGTGGTCGTGGTCGAGGTGGTGTTCGTCTATCCCGGCATGGGCCAGTACATGGTGGACGCCGTGACAGTGCGCGACATGCCCGTCGTCCAGGCTTGCGGCCTGATCTTTGCTGCCGTCTACATCCTCTTGAACATGGTGGCCGACATCCTTGCCATTGTCGCCAACCCCCGTCTGAGGCATCCGCGATGA
- a CDS encoding ABC transporter permease, translating into MRLREIPITAWVGMAGILLALVCAIFAPWIAPHGETEVVGEVWAPADGQFYFGLDNLGRDILSRLIFGARTTLSVALGATLISFSLGIILSFTAAVSRGVIDTVLSRFNDLMMSIPTLIFALVVLAVLPQNLVVLILVMAVLDSTRVYRLGRAVALDVAVMEFVEAAKLRGEGKIWIIFREILPNTLSPLLAEFGLRFAFAILFLSTLSFLGLGIQPPTADWGGMVKDNKDGIIFGITAALLPGGAIAALAICVNLVVDWLLKRTSSLKGGRGDA; encoded by the coding sequence ATGAGATTGAGAGAGATCCCCATCACCGCCTGGGTCGGCATGGCAGGCATCCTGCTGGCGCTGGTCTGCGCCATATTCGCGCCGTGGATCGCCCCGCATGGCGAGACCGAGGTCGTCGGCGAGGTCTGGGCGCCGGCCGACGGGCAATTCTACTTCGGGCTCGACAATCTCGGCCGCGACATTCTCTCGCGCCTGATCTTCGGCGCCCGTACGACGCTGTCCGTGGCGCTCGGTGCGACGCTGATCTCGTTCTCGCTCGGCATCATTCTGTCGTTTACCGCGGCCGTCTCGCGCGGCGTGATCGACACCGTGCTGTCGCGCTTCAACGACCTGATGATGTCGATCCCGACGCTGATCTTCGCGCTGGTGGTTCTGGCGGTGCTGCCGCAGAACCTGGTCGTGCTGATCCTGGTCATGGCTGTTCTCGACAGTACCCGCGTCTACCGTCTCGGTCGCGCCGTGGCGCTCGACGTGGCGGTCATGGAGTTCGTCGAGGCGGCAAAGCTGCGTGGCGAAGGCAAGATCTGGATCATCTTTCGCGAAATCCTGCCAAACACGCTGTCGCCGCTGCTGGCGGAGTTCGGCCTGCGCTTTGCCTTCGCCATCCTGTTTCTTTCCACCCTCTCCTTCCTTGGTCTCGGCATCCAGCCGCCGACTGCAGACTGGGGCGGCATGGTGAAAGACAACAAGGACGGCATCATTTTCGGCATCACTGCTGCGCTCCTGCCCGGCGGGGCCATCGCGGCGCTCGCCATCTGTGTCAATCTGGTGGTCGACTGGCTGTTGAAGCGGACGTCCAGCCTCAAGGGAGGACGTGGCGATGCCTGA
- a CDS encoding ABC transporter ATP-binding protein — protein MPELLSVRGLKIEATSYPPGEPPKRVTIVDDVSFDLAKGKVLGLIGESGAGKSTIGLSALAYGRGGAEITGGEVLLDGENLLALGKSGIRRVRGARVCYVAQSAAAAFNPAHRLGGQVIEASVKHGLMTREEARTRALYLFRVLGLPNPETFGERYPHQVSGGQLQRAMTAMALCSNPELIVFDEPTTALDVTTQIDVLAAIKHAIEATNTAALYITHDLAVVAQISDDIMVLRNGKTVEYGTAQQIIEAPREAYTQALVNVRQALRTEAAVQTDTLLKVENITAGYSNGFKVLFDVTLHVPKGQTLAIVGESGSGKSTLARVITGLLPPQQGSVSFDGKSLSPALNGRSNDDLRRIQLIYQMADTAMNPRQTVRDIIGRPLTFYYGLRGAAKTARVKELLEQIEMGTGFVDRYPAELSGGQKQRVAIARALAANPELILCDEPTSALDPLVAEGILNLLMKLQEEKQLSYIFITHDIAIVRAIADSVAVMHRGKLVRFGPKSTVLSPPFDDYTDLLLKSVPEMEIGWLEKVLTTRKMESAGN, from the coding sequence ATGCCTGAGCTGCTTTCGGTACGCGGCCTGAAGATCGAGGCCACCAGCTATCCGCCCGGCGAACCGCCGAAGCGCGTGACTATCGTCGACGATGTCTCTTTCGATCTCGCCAAGGGCAAGGTGCTCGGCCTCATCGGCGAATCCGGCGCGGGCAAGTCGACCATCGGCCTGTCGGCACTTGCCTACGGTCGCGGGGGCGCCGAGATCACCGGCGGGGAAGTGCTGCTCGACGGTGAGAACCTTCTGGCGCTTGGCAAATCCGGCATCCGCCGGGTGCGCGGCGCCCGCGTCTGCTACGTGGCACAATCGGCTGCGGCCGCCTTCAATCCGGCGCACCGGCTCGGCGGACAGGTCATTGAGGCCTCCGTCAAGCACGGCCTGATGACCAGGGAAGAGGCCCGGACCCGCGCGCTCTATCTATTTCGTGTCCTCGGCCTGCCCAACCCCGAGACGTTTGGCGAGCGCTATCCGCATCAGGTCTCCGGCGGGCAATTGCAGCGCGCCATGACCGCGATGGCGCTGTGCTCCAACCCGGAGCTGATCGTCTTCGACGAGCCGACCACGGCGCTCGACGTGACGACCCAGATCGACGTCCTCGCCGCCATCAAGCACGCCATCGAGGCGACCAACACGGCGGCCCTCTATATCACCCATGACCTTGCCGTCGTTGCCCAGATTTCAGACGACATCATGGTGTTACGCAACGGCAAGACAGTGGAATACGGCACCGCCCAGCAAATCATCGAGGCGCCGCGCGAGGCCTATACGCAGGCGCTCGTCAACGTCCGCCAGGCGCTGCGGACCGAGGCTGCCGTCCAGACGGACACGCTGCTGAAGGTCGAGAACATCACTGCCGGCTATTCGAACGGCTTCAAGGTGCTGTTCGACGTCACGCTGCATGTGCCGAAGGGCCAGACGCTGGCGATCGTCGGTGAATCCGGGTCCGGAAAATCTACGCTGGCGCGCGTCATAACGGGCCTGCTGCCGCCCCAGCAGGGCAGCGTCTCGTTCGACGGCAAATCGCTGTCGCCGGCGCTGAACGGGCGCTCGAACGACGATCTTCGGCGCATCCAGCTGATCTACCAGATGGCCGACACGGCGATGAACCCGCGCCAGACGGTGCGCGATATCATCGGCCGGCCGCTGACCTTCTATTATGGCCTGCGCGGCGCGGCAAAGACAGCCCGGGTGAAAGAGCTTCTCGAGCAGATCGAGATGGGCACCGGTTTCGTCGATCGCTATCCGGCCGAACTCTCCGGCGGCCAGAAGCAGCGCGTCGCCATCGCCCGTGCGCTTGCCGCCAATCCGGAGCTGATCCTTTGCGACGAGCCGACCTCGGCGCTGGATCCGCTGGTCGCGGAAGGCATCCTCAACCTGCTGATGAAGCTGCAGGAGGAAAAGCAGCTCTCCTACATCTTCATCACCCACGACATCGCCATCGTGCGCGCCATCGCCGACAGCGTCGCCGTCATGCATCGCGGCAAGCTGGTGCGGTTCGGCCCGAAATCGACGGTGCTATCGCCACCCTTCGATGACTACACCGACCTGTTGCTGAAATCGGTGCCGGAAATGGAGATCGGCTGGCTGGAGAAGGTGCTGACGACGCGGAAGATGGAGAGCGCCGGGAATTGA
- a CDS encoding type II toxin-antitoxin system Phd/YefM family antitoxin produces the protein MELEKAQKKLSALVKDAVASEPTIITRNGEKVAIILSLDDYRNLPGVRFGMDVLADEDSQPQE, from the coding sequence ATCGAGCTCGAGAAGGCGCAGAAAAAGTTGTCCGCGCTTGTTAAGGATGCGGTGGCAAGCGAGCCCACAATCATCACTCGCAACGGCGAGAAAGTGGCGATCATCCTTTCCCTGGATGATTACCGAAATCTACCCGGCGTCCGGTTTGGTATGGACGTGCTTGCCGATGAAGACAGCCAACCGCAGGAATGA